One stretch of Zhihengliuella flava DNA includes these proteins:
- a CDS encoding glycosyltransferase, whose translation MSRKMMTGLGLAAACVVVLTWLFGLGVGLIAISAVAAAGVANSISGSQGTRRYISDLSRKLERRIATLAGRKRKQGPSQSHRRWVRLPLFVALGIVAGTIVFVILGWLIWATLCVFLVVFECILLQKVGWSVTRQDLVRMARRLDKQLDAGASGSGSRAVASAVDAEPDTGGTGNVADLRPESVLAPYLVSGDRSDPELDPELFTHHVSVEVVDDLISQVRDHHQGMLAAHEPLQGHETEQIAAHRQEALNRSLAHFDERVALGQGPLISIVLPTWNRARTLRSSIRSVLNQSYTQWELLVADDGSIDDTEHVVAAQAERDRRIRHLKLDHRGVSSARNAALAAARGAYVAFLDSDKEWDPEFLRSTTAVLVTERRRAVFATCEVTMGRDRRLMSVEPTEKSLRIGNSVDQTALVVERALLKEIGGFDESLKRAVDYDLIYRIADRTRLWHVPMIGVRYSEDDADPNRISEFESKTWNFHVGDQHAWRVYEGEEQPGLTRDLTSVIIDDVVRAEDAVSIIKGLSEAAAETRLEFLLIPRSSDPLLLARLNLLRQSSFSVRVVPVGLRGDRPSYINSAVRLARGQWTLLWEANLRWYGGKLSTLICELASSSVVHPVVLSATRLIRDAGIVYPGHGIDPVRFLARLPSDAVTHLGTLTVPSAPLPLLARTEDLCRVHGMTTMLGALWVDVDLAQKLAKALGRPVRTVPAAQVQAVGESRFVNGRAYPEDARVFGELWPVSPDGTLEAMSEARVHASFTGFKAASVDGDPDRRTGASWLPGVVARDRSRRLRWAIRTAAPASDMARSWGDYHYAQSLAEALRRQDQLVNVDYQDNMWRSTTGFEDVVLNLRGLREVPIPADATSLMWVISHPELVSPKELGLYDLVYAASHEWSGRVREQWGRQVFPLLQCTDQHRFYPKGDRAPEVESKILMVGNSRKQYRPAAWHAANAGLPVKIWGADWEDRVAPEYIAGQGLPNHELRRYYAGAAWVLNDHWPDMRDEGFISNRIFDVLASGGRLITDHVHGLEKTFGHRLATFQSPAELLSTLHQDAESLYPENVRQELAELVLREHTFDVRARRLVEDVLTHRARQPDS comes from the coding sequence ATGAGCCGAAAAATGATGACTGGCCTCGGGCTGGCTGCCGCCTGCGTCGTGGTTTTGACGTGGTTATTTGGTCTGGGCGTGGGCCTGATCGCCATCTCAGCTGTTGCTGCCGCGGGCGTCGCGAACAGCATCAGCGGCAGTCAGGGAACTCGGCGGTATATATCGGACCTCAGCCGCAAATTGGAGCGCCGTATCGCCACGTTGGCTGGCCGCAAGCGCAAGCAAGGACCGAGCCAGAGTCATCGCCGTTGGGTGCGCCTGCCTCTATTTGTTGCGCTGGGAATCGTTGCCGGCACCATTGTTTTCGTGATTTTGGGATGGTTGATCTGGGCAACACTCTGCGTATTCCTCGTGGTGTTCGAGTGCATCCTTCTGCAGAAAGTCGGATGGTCGGTAACGCGGCAGGATCTCGTGCGCATGGCTCGCAGGCTAGACAAACAACTTGATGCAGGTGCCAGTGGTTCGGGCTCGCGTGCCGTAGCATCCGCCGTTGATGCCGAACCTGACACCGGTGGTACGGGGAACGTTGCGGACCTGCGCCCGGAAAGCGTCCTCGCACCTTACCTAGTTAGCGGAGACAGGTCGGATCCCGAGCTAGATCCGGAGCTGTTTACCCACCACGTGAGCGTCGAAGTGGTCGATGACCTGATCAGTCAGGTCCGGGATCACCACCAGGGTATGCTTGCGGCTCACGAGCCCCTTCAAGGACATGAAACCGAGCAAATTGCCGCGCACCGTCAAGAGGCGTTGAATCGCTCGCTCGCTCATTTCGACGAGCGCGTCGCTTTGGGGCAGGGTCCGCTGATATCCATCGTGCTGCCTACGTGGAATCGCGCGCGAACCCTGAGGTCCTCGATTCGCTCGGTCCTGAACCAGTCGTACACGCAGTGGGAATTGCTGGTCGCTGATGACGGTTCCATCGATGACACCGAACATGTCGTGGCTGCACAAGCGGAACGCGATCGCCGAATTCGGCATCTCAAACTGGACCATCGTGGCGTCAGTTCAGCCCGGAACGCGGCACTCGCTGCTGCTCGGGGTGCCTATGTTGCCTTCTTAGATTCAGATAAGGAGTGGGACCCGGAGTTTTTGAGGAGCACGACGGCGGTGCTCGTCACAGAGCGGCGCCGAGCCGTATTTGCCACGTGCGAGGTCACGATGGGCCGTGATCGACGGCTGATGTCAGTCGAGCCAACCGAGAAGTCGCTGCGAATCGGCAACTCGGTGGACCAGACGGCACTCGTCGTCGAACGCGCACTACTCAAGGAGATCGGCGGCTTCGACGAGTCCCTCAAGCGTGCCGTGGACTATGACCTCATTTACCGGATTGCAGATCGCACACGGTTGTGGCACGTACCTATGATTGGCGTCCGTTACAGCGAGGACGATGCGGATCCGAATCGGATTAGCGAATTTGAATCCAAGACATGGAATTTCCACGTCGGGGACCAGCACGCGTGGCGTGTCTATGAAGGTGAAGAACAGCCTGGCCTGACGCGTGACCTGACCTCGGTCATTATCGATGACGTCGTTCGCGCTGAAGACGCCGTGAGCATCATTAAAGGTTTGAGCGAGGCCGCGGCGGAGACGCGTCTCGAGTTTCTACTCATTCCTCGGTCTTCTGACCCACTCCTGCTGGCCCGCCTGAACCTTTTGCGTCAGAGCAGTTTTTCAGTGCGCGTTGTTCCCGTGGGCCTCCGCGGAGATCGACCGAGCTACATTAATTCGGCTGTGCGTCTGGCCCGGGGCCAATGGACATTGCTGTGGGAAGCTAACCTCCGGTGGTATGGCGGCAAACTCTCCACACTGATCTGTGAGCTCGCGTCCTCCTCTGTGGTGCATCCCGTCGTCTTAAGTGCGACACGCTTGATTCGTGATGCGGGCATCGTCTACCCCGGGCACGGCATCGACCCGGTCCGGTTCCTGGCCCGCCTCCCGAGTGACGCCGTGACGCATCTGGGCACCCTGACGGTTCCATCGGCGCCACTGCCACTTCTGGCTCGCACAGAAGACCTGTGCCGAGTCCATGGTATGACCACGATGCTCGGCGCGCTCTGGGTTGACGTTGATTTAGCGCAAAAGCTTGCCAAGGCCCTCGGGCGTCCGGTGCGCACAGTACCAGCTGCGCAGGTTCAGGCGGTCGGCGAATCGAGGTTCGTCAACGGTCGTGCCTACCCGGAGGACGCGCGCGTCTTTGGGGAACTCTGGCCTGTGTCCCCGGACGGAACACTAGAAGCGATGTCTGAAGCGCGGGTTCACGCGTCTTTTACCGGCTTCAAGGCAGCATCAGTGGATGGGGACCCAGATCGGCGGACGGGTGCCTCGTGGCTACCTGGTGTCGTCGCCCGCGACCGGTCACGGCGTCTCCGGTGGGCGATCAGGACGGCCGCTCCAGCGAGCGATATGGCTCGAAGCTGGGGCGACTACCATTACGCGCAGTCTCTCGCTGAAGCGTTGCGGCGCCAAGACCAGCTAGTCAACGTTGACTACCAGGACAATATGTGGCGTTCCACCACGGGGTTTGAGGATGTTGTCCTCAATCTTCGTGGCTTGAGAGAAGTGCCAATACCGGCCGATGCAACGAGTCTGATGTGGGTTATTAGCCACCCCGAACTCGTTTCGCCGAAGGAATTGGGTCTCTATGATTTGGTCTATGCGGCCAGCCACGAGTGGTCCGGTCGTGTTCGGGAGCAATGGGGCCGTCAGGTGTTCCCGTTGTTGCAGTGCACGGATCAACATCGTTTCTACCCGAAAGGGGACAGGGCGCCTGAGGTAGAGAGCAAAATCCTCATGGTCGGCAATTCGCGCAAGCAATACCGGCCTGCAGCATGGCACGCGGCCAATGCCGGTCTGCCGGTCAAGATTTGGGGTGCTGACTGGGAGGACCGCGTAGCACCGGAGTACATCGCGGGCCAAGGCCTACCGAACCATGAACTGAGGAGATATTACGCTGGAGCCGCGTGGGTCTTGAATGATCACTGGCCGGACATGCGCGACGAGGGGTTTATCTCGAACAGGATCTTTGACGTTCTTGCCTCAGGTGGTCGGCTGATCACGGATCATGTTCACGGATTGGAAAAGACCTTCGGGCACCGTCTGGCGACTTTCCAGTCGCCAGCTGAGCTACTGTCGACCCTGCATCAGGACGCGGAGAGTTTGTATCCCGAAAACGTTCGGCAAGAACTTGCTGAACTGGTCCTGCGTGAGCACACTTTTGATGTCCGCGCCCGGCGCTTGGTGGAGGACGTGTTGACGCATCGGGCACGTCAGCCGGACTCCTGA
- a CDS encoding alginate O-acetyltransferase AlgX-related protein, with the protein MSKNPHGYYRIDFVRSVASGWAAHAEAVEVMYEGRKIARVVPKGRDEKLVAQVPAARAFELVLPRRFPALDVVAEKLRFVAVRERIRRNLTPTDGFRAVMTDRARQELDSKAPTTGKPGGGSYPLRVPNPDPTEFSPIYLPVGFSADPAILGYDGMMFLAGGSNSLLDQYAMPGPKAARLAVQWEELIRSRAERCEELGVQYIQTILPEKLSVLRAWAPMQIDGPTPLYRRVNRRVAREPWWVNSYPLLDNMKAKQRAFFKTDTHLSPIGTRRVAANLFAPIDNGLRGHVNRVKLSSTLARRGDLGKYFGTQPFYERFPIAVDADFGDAARGVDRTGYGAAENGRHRGLWFDFENSAAPSSRSVLVFGSSSFGPGDYSEHLGWWAKHLFSRYKMRWQSEFDWELIERERPDVVIGQTIERFMPEVPTS; encoded by the coding sequence ATGAGCAAGAACCCTCACGGCTATTATCGGATTGACTTCGTGCGTTCCGTGGCTTCTGGATGGGCGGCGCACGCAGAGGCCGTGGAGGTCATGTATGAAGGTCGGAAAATTGCGCGCGTCGTGCCCAAAGGTCGTGATGAGAAGCTCGTGGCACAAGTGCCCGCTGCAAGAGCTTTCGAGCTTGTCCTGCCTCGTCGATTCCCAGCCTTGGACGTCGTCGCTGAAAAGCTGCGGTTTGTCGCCGTCAGGGAGCGGATTCGTAGGAACTTGACGCCTACGGATGGCTTCCGTGCCGTTATGACGGACCGCGCACGTCAAGAATTGGATTCGAAAGCCCCAACAACCGGAAAGCCGGGTGGCGGTTCGTACCCCTTGCGGGTTCCAAATCCAGATCCCACGGAATTCTCTCCGATCTATCTGCCGGTTGGATTCTCCGCAGACCCAGCGATTCTGGGCTACGACGGCATGATGTTCCTGGCCGGGGGATCCAACAGCCTGCTGGACCAATATGCGATGCCCGGGCCGAAGGCAGCACGACTAGCCGTACAATGGGAAGAGCTGATTCGCTCGCGAGCTGAGCGGTGTGAAGAGCTTGGAGTTCAGTACATTCAGACGATCTTGCCTGAGAAGCTGTCTGTACTTCGGGCTTGGGCACCTATGCAGATCGACGGTCCAACACCTCTGTACCGTCGGGTTAATCGCCGCGTCGCCCGTGAGCCGTGGTGGGTGAATAGTTATCCGCTGTTGGACAATATGAAGGCTAAGCAGCGCGCGTTCTTTAAGACCGACACTCACTTGTCACCGATCGGTACACGTCGCGTAGCCGCTAATCTTTTTGCGCCCATTGACAACGGACTGCGCGGGCATGTTAACCGTGTCAAGCTGAGTTCGACTCTCGCGCGCCGGGGTGACTTGGGAAAGTACTTTGGTACTCAACCGTTCTACGAGCGTTTTCCAATAGCTGTCGATGCAGACTTTGGCGACGCCGCGCGGGGCGTTGACAGAACAGGGTACGGTGCCGCTGAGAACGGACGACATCGAGGCTTGTGGTTCGACTTTGAGAATTCCGCAGCACCGAGCTCACGAAGTGTGTTGGTTTTTGGTAGCTCGTCGTTTGGCCCAGGCGATTATTCCGAACATTTGGGCTGGTGGGCCAAGCATCTCTTTTCCCGTTACAAGATGAGATGGCAGTCTGAGTTCGACTGGGAGCTGATTGAGCGCGAACGCCCCGATGTCGTGATCGGACAGACCATTGAACGCTTCATGCCTGAGGTCCCCACCAGCTAG
- a CDS encoding sulfate adenylyltransferase subunit 1, with protein sequence MDMLRFATAGSVDDGKSTLIGRLLMDSKAIFEDQLEQVESTSKSKGFDYTDLSLFTDGLRSEREQGITIDVAYRYFATPRRKFIIADTPGHVQYTRNMVTGASTSDMGLVLVDARNGLTEQSRRHAVLLSLLRVPHITLAVNKMDLVDFSEDVFRKIQEEFVAFSSKLEINDLEIIPISALQGDNVVTRSENMPWYEGPSLMYHLENVQIAADRDLRDVRFPVQYVIRPHSDEFHDYRGYAGQVAGGILKKGDEVIVQPSGMTTRIAGIDRFDQEIDEAFPPMSVTVRLEDDVDVSRGDMITRVNNQAEATQDLDALVTWMTTTPLKPKQKLKIKHTTNVVRAVTKEIQYQLDVNSLHRNQEAEELKLNEIGRVKFRTTQPLMLDAYERNRVTGSFVIIDEATGNTVGAGTIV encoded by the coding sequence ATGGATATGCTACGTTTTGCCACCGCTGGTTCGGTGGACGATGGTAAGTCGACCCTGATTGGTCGCTTGCTGATGGATTCGAAGGCGATTTTCGAGGACCAGCTGGAGCAGGTCGAGTCCACGTCGAAGAGCAAGGGCTTTGACTACACCGACCTGTCTCTCTTTACTGACGGACTTAGGTCTGAGCGCGAGCAGGGCATCACGATTGATGTTGCCTACCGCTACTTCGCCACCCCGCGCCGCAAGTTCATTATCGCGGATACCCCTGGCCACGTTCAGTACACCCGCAACATGGTCACCGGTGCTTCGACGTCGGATATGGGCTTGGTGCTCGTTGATGCCCGCAACGGCCTCACCGAGCAGTCACGCCGTCACGCCGTCCTGCTCTCGCTCTTGCGCGTTCCACACATCACGCTTGCGGTCAACAAGATGGACTTGGTCGACTTCTCCGAGGACGTCTTCCGCAAGATTCAGGAAGAGTTTGTCGCCTTCTCGTCCAAGCTGGAAATCAATGACCTAGAGATCATTCCGATCTCGGCGCTGCAGGGCGACAACGTGGTGACCCGTTCCGAGAACATGCCGTGGTACGAGGGCCCGTCGCTCATGTATCACCTGGAGAACGTTCAGATCGCCGCTGATCGCGATCTTCGCGATGTGCGCTTCCCCGTGCAGTACGTGATTCGCCCACATTCGGATGAGTTCCACGACTACCGCGGCTACGCGGGTCAGGTCGCGGGCGGCATCCTGAAGAAGGGCGACGAGGTGATTGTTCAGCCGAGCGGCATGACCACACGGATTGCGGGCATTGATCGCTTCGATCAGGAGATCGACGAAGCCTTCCCACCGATGTCAGTCACTGTGCGTCTGGAAGACGACGTCGACGTCTCGCGAGGTGACATGATCACGCGCGTCAACAACCAGGCGGAGGCCACTCAGGATCTTGACGCACTGGTGACGTGGATGACCACAACCCCGCTTAAGCCGAAACAGAAGCTGAAGATCAAGCACACGACGAACGTCGTCCGTGCGGTGACGAAAGAGATCCAGTACCAGCTGGACGTTAATTCGCTGCACCGAAATCAGGAAGCCGAAGAGCTGAAGCTCAATGAGATCGGCCGTGTGAAGTTCCGTACGACTCAGCCGCTGATGCTAGACGCCTACGAGCGCAACCGCGTGACGGGCAGTTTCGTCATCATTGATGAAGCGACCGGAAACACTGTCGGCGCCGGCACGATTGTCTGA
- a CDS encoding rhamnan synthesis F family protein produces MSLLVVMAHFDFERRLREHTLRTLEALSADSDRVVVVSTSGLREQDLARLPPRVEFIARANYGYDFYSYKWALDAVGNFGDFDRLVICNDSFVGPLVPLRDVVDSTQARSCDLMGMTYSHHHGGHVQSFFMSVNSHVARSRAFRRFWQDMEPVTNRMDVIHKYEIGFSRAIENAGFTLGSYFQPSEEEEVLAQDRYLWFREHRIDATYPDKVLAELHPFVPGSKPWNPAVAYADRVLDNNRLPLLKFDTLRFDPYELGSRRLLTACEERKPEAFRGVSSFLEATKSRYPFRRGEVNRPASEEKQQSQAVGYLLDRATTRNEGC; encoded by the coding sequence ATGTCTCTGCTGGTGGTGATGGCGCATTTCGATTTCGAACGCCGCCTCCGGGAACACACGCTCCGCACGTTGGAGGCACTTTCGGCGGATTCCGATCGCGTCGTCGTTGTGTCGACGTCCGGGCTTCGGGAGCAGGACCTTGCTCGACTTCCCCCGCGGGTGGAGTTTATTGCTCGAGCAAATTATGGATACGACTTTTATAGCTACAAGTGGGCTCTTGATGCCGTCGGCAATTTCGGCGATTTCGATCGTCTGGTGATTTGTAACGATAGCTTCGTGGGTCCACTGGTGCCGTTGCGGGATGTTGTAGACAGTACTCAGGCGCGCTCGTGTGACCTGATGGGCATGACCTATTCGCACCATCACGGCGGACACGTCCAGAGCTTCTTCATGTCAGTCAATTCGCACGTTGCCCGTTCACGGGCGTTTCGGCGTTTTTGGCAGGACATGGAGCCGGTGACCAACCGAATGGACGTAATTCACAAGTATGAGATCGGCTTTTCGCGAGCCATAGAAAATGCGGGATTCACCCTTGGCTCGTACTTCCAACCAAGCGAAGAGGAGGAAGTTCTAGCTCAAGATCGCTATCTCTGGTTCCGCGAACACCGCATCGATGCAACCTACCCTGACAAGGTCCTAGCTGAACTACACCCCTTCGTTCCGGGGTCCAAACCGTGGAATCCGGCGGTGGCCTATGCCGATCGCGTGCTTGACAACAATCGCTTGCCCCTGCTCAAATTCGACACATTGCGTTTCGACCCCTATGAATTGGGGTCTCGGCGTCTGTTGACTGCGTGCGAGGAGCGGAAGCCTGAGGCCTTTCGTGGGGTATCAAGCTTCTTGGAAGCGACGAAAAGTCGATATCCGTTTCGTCGCGGCGAAGTTAATCGGCCTGCATCGGAAGAAAAACAGCAGAGCCAGGCGGTGGGCTATCTCCTTGATCGTGCCACGACACGGAACGAGGGATGCTGA
- a CDS encoding 3'(2'),5'-bisphosphate nucleotidase CysQ produces the protein MAVKSDADLAVEIAEGAGQVLLAVRDELIANGEEDQRAIAKAGDAKAQEFIAAKLREERPEDAVLSEEARDDKARLTAARVWIVDPLDGTKEFSQGRHDWAVHIALWADGDLALGVVALPGLGQVLSSAKPLALPARAADEALRFAVSRSHPSPLIRSVIDGAQGQDVPMGSAGYKVCSVLRGETDAYVHAGGQFEWDSAAPIAIARAAGLFTSRLDGSAMVYNQDDVYLPDLIVCHHQDRQAITDSVVKALALNG, from the coding sequence ATGGCAGTTAAGTCGGACGCTGACCTTGCAGTAGAAATTGCCGAGGGCGCCGGCCAGGTCCTCCTCGCTGTCCGTGATGAGCTCATCGCGAATGGCGAGGAGGACCAGCGAGCCATCGCGAAGGCCGGAGATGCCAAGGCGCAGGAGTTTATCGCGGCCAAACTTCGGGAAGAGCGCCCGGAAGATGCAGTTCTTTCTGAGGAAGCCAGGGATGACAAGGCGCGGCTGACTGCTGCGCGGGTTTGGATTGTTGATCCGCTCGACGGTACTAAGGAGTTCTCGCAGGGTCGTCATGACTGGGCAGTCCACATCGCCTTGTGGGCAGACGGAGATTTGGCATTGGGCGTCGTGGCTCTCCCGGGATTGGGGCAAGTGCTCAGCTCCGCGAAGCCACTAGCATTGCCAGCCCGAGCTGCTGATGAGGCACTTCGCTTCGCAGTTTCACGTTCGCACCCGTCGCCTCTGATTCGCTCCGTGATTGATGGAGCTCAGGGCCAGGATGTACCGATGGGTTCGGCAGGATACAAGGTTTGTTCGGTTTTGCGCGGCGAGACCGATGCCTATGTCCATGCGGGCGGCCAGTTTGAATGGGATTCGGCTGCGCCGATTGCGATCGCCAGGGCGGCTGGTCTGTTTACCAGCCGTCTGGATGGGTCGGCGATGGTCTACAACCAAGACGATGTTTATCTTCCAGACCTGATTGTTTGCCATCATCAGGACCGGCAAGCGATCACCGACTCGGTAGTGAAGGCACTCGCCCTGAACGGTTAG
- the cysD gene encoding sulfate adenylyltransferase subunit CysD, protein MTTHQDYRLSHLDELEAESIHIFREVAAEFEKPVIMFSGGKDSIVMLRLAQKAFYPAKVPFPVLQVDTGYDFPEVLATRDRWVEALGSQLIVASVEDAIRDGVVTDDGKTSRNRLQIGTLLNAIDENGFTAAFGGGRRDEEKARAKERVYSHRDEFGQWDPKNQRPELWSLYNGQLHEGEHMRVFPLSNWTELDIWHYIRSEQIEIPSIYFSHRRRVFERDGMLLSESEYNPLREGEVVDERTVRFRTAGDLTLTGCVESEADTLDAIIDEISIAKLTERGATRGDDKFSEAAMEDRKKLGYF, encoded by the coding sequence TTGACCACGCACCAGGATTACCGTCTCAGCCATCTCGACGAGTTGGAGGCGGAGTCAATTCATATCTTCCGGGAGGTGGCGGCTGAATTCGAGAAACCCGTCATCATGTTCTCGGGAGGTAAAGACTCGATCGTGATGCTGCGCTTGGCGCAGAAGGCCTTTTACCCAGCCAAGGTGCCCTTCCCGGTATTGCAGGTCGATACCGGCTATGACTTTCCTGAAGTATTGGCCACGCGGGATCGATGGGTGGAAGCGCTCGGCTCACAGCTGATTGTTGCATCCGTTGAAGACGCCATCCGGGACGGTGTGGTGACGGACGACGGAAAGACTAGCCGTAACCGCCTGCAGATTGGTACCCTGCTCAACGCCATTGATGAGAACGGCTTTACCGCAGCCTTCGGTGGCGGCCGCCGTGACGAGGAAAAGGCGCGCGCGAAGGAACGTGTCTACTCGCACCGCGATGAGTTCGGACAGTGGGATCCGAAGAACCAGCGTCCCGAACTGTGGAGCTTGTACAACGGACAACTGCACGAGGGCGAGCACATGCGTGTCTTCCCGCTCTCGAACTGGACCGAGCTGGACATCTGGCACTATATCCGCAGTGAGCAGATCGAAATTCCGTCGATCTACTTTAGCCACCGCCGGCGCGTTTTTGAGCGCGACGGAATGTTGCTGTCAGAGAGTGAGTATAACCCGCTCCGTGAGGGCGAAGTCGTTGACGAGCGCACGGTTCGCTTCCGTACCGCAGGGGATCTGACGCTCACGGGCTGTGTCGAGTCCGAGGCAGACACACTGGACGCCATCATTGATGAAATCTCGATCGCTAAGCTGACCGAACGCGGCGCTACTCGCGGTGACGACAAGTTCTCCGAGGCCGCCATGGAGGACCGGAAGAAGCTGGGGTACTTCTAA
- the cysC gene encoding adenylyl-sulfate kinase has protein sequence MTVDTINPSPRTMGYIEALASGWLNQNCFEDALTRVSEALEISISDVTVVDAEGVPVARLSPDLPRFRALSQHSSRPFERLLAYRSPRESFTGTRTAFVTGLLSEATIDYLRTASSQAPLNLFVVAGGSNTDGLVRAALEATRGLTNVGVYWLPLVWDDSEFTQTLLNDHLRECEVVSLPETDATIPDRVAAAYHLPTDSGLPGTVALFTGLSGSGKSTIARALVERIVENGTRSVTTLDGDIVRRNLSAGLTFSKEDRERNIRRIGWVGAEITRHGGLAVCSPIAPFAGTRQDVREMVSDAGGTFVLIHVATPLEECERRDRKGLYAKAREGLIPSFTGISSPYEEPLDADLRIDTTGRPLAECVDEVENLLIERGILPTDFQ, from the coding sequence GTGACTGTTGACACCATCAATCCCTCACCCCGCACAATGGGCTACATCGAGGCGCTCGCCTCCGGGTGGCTAAACCAGAACTGCTTCGAAGATGCCCTGACCCGCGTCAGCGAGGCACTCGAGATCAGTATTTCCGATGTCACGGTGGTTGATGCTGAGGGCGTCCCTGTGGCTCGCCTATCCCCAGATTTGCCGCGCTTTCGGGCCCTAAGCCAGCACAGCTCGCGGCCCTTCGAGCGCCTCTTGGCGTACCGTTCACCACGTGAGTCATTCACCGGGACCCGAACCGCGTTCGTGACCGGTCTTCTCAGTGAAGCAACGATCGATTACCTGCGTACGGCATCGTCCCAAGCCCCACTCAATCTTTTCGTTGTTGCCGGCGGCTCAAACACGGATGGTCTTGTTCGAGCGGCTCTAGAAGCAACCCGAGGCCTGACGAATGTCGGTGTATATTGGCTTCCCTTGGTCTGGGACGACTCAGAATTTACCCAGACTTTGCTCAATGATCACTTACGTGAATGTGAAGTCGTTTCTTTGCCTGAGACTGATGCGACTATCCCGGACCGTGTTGCTGCGGCCTATCACCTGCCCACTGATTCGGGGCTCCCCGGAACTGTTGCCCTCTTCACGGGCCTTTCGGGAAGCGGAAAGTCCACTATCGCACGTGCTCTCGTCGAGAGGATCGTTGAGAACGGGACACGCTCCGTGACGACCTTGGACGGTGACATCGTTCGTCGGAATCTCTCAGCAGGCCTGACCTTCAGCAAGGAGGATCGTGAACGCAACATTCGTCGCATCGGGTGGGTCGGAGCCGAAATCACCCGTCACGGCGGCCTTGCCGTCTGCTCCCCCATCGCTCCGTTCGCAGGCACGCGCCAGGACGTACGCGAGATGGTCAGTGACGCTGGCGGTACATTCGTGCTCATCCACGTCGCGACGCCTCTTGAGGAGTGTGAGCGCCGTGACCGCAAGGGTCTCTACGCAAAGGCTCGAGAGGGTCTAATCCCGAGCTTCACGGGCATCAGCAGCCCCTACGAGGAACCACTGGACGCTGATCTGCGCATAGACACGACCGGGCGCCCGTTGGCTGAGTGCGTCGATGAGGTTGAAAACCTTCTGATTGAGCGCGGAATCTTGCCAACAGATTTCCAATAG